From Centropristis striata isolate RG_2023a ecotype Rhode Island chromosome 16, C.striata_1.0, whole genome shotgun sequence, a single genomic window includes:
- the pax1a gene encoding paired box protein Pax-1a: MEQNYGEVNQLGGVFVNGRPLPNAIRLRIVELAQLGIRPCDISRQLRVSHGCVSKILARYNETGSILPGAIGGSKPRVTTPNVVKNIREYKQGDPGIFAWEIRDRLLADGVCDKYNVPSVSSISRILRNKIGNLSQPNQYESSKQASAQAGIAYNHIYNAYSYPNTMSPTGTKMGSGPGVPMTAGHMSMRAWPSAHTVSNILGIRAFMDPSAIAGTEGYPPKMEEWSSVNRAAFPAAHSVNGIDKSAIDADIKYAQPSSTLSSYVSACAYSPTNQYGVYSGPAGGYVAPGHHHWQPQSPALTHHAGGGMSMHAGDIHSPMTFKHQARDGDRKPPTPLSKQQQQQQQQHEDLNSVHGLNLPTSSS, from the exons ATGG AGCAAAACTATGGAGAGGTGAACCAGTTAGGAGGGGTGTTCGTCAATGGCCGACCCCTGCCTAACGCCATACGGTTAAGAATAGTGGAGCTGGCCCAGCTCGGGATCAGACCCTGCGATATAAGCAGGCAACTTCGAGTCTCCCACGGCTGCGTGAGCAAGATCCTGGCGAGGTACAACGAGACGGGCTCTATCTTACCCGGTGCCATCGGTGGAAGCAAACCGCGGGTCACGACGCCGAACGTGGTGAAAAATATCAGGGAATACAAACAGGGCGACCCCGGGATCTTTGCCTGGGAGATCCGGGACAGGCTTTTGGCAGACGGAGTTTGTGACAAGTACAATGTCCCGTCGGTGAGCTCGATCAGCAGGATTTTACGCAACAAGATTGGAAATCTCTCCCAGCCCAACCAGTACGAGAGCAGTAAGCAAGCCTCCGCGCAGGCCGGTATCGCCTACAACCACATATACAACGCTTATTCCTACCCCAACACCATGTCGCCCACTGGCACTAAAATGGGCAGCGGTCCTGGAGTACCCATGACAGCGGGACATATGAGCATGAGGGCCTGGCCTTCTGCGCACACCGTCAGCAACATCCTCGGTATCCGAGCCTTCATGGATCCTTCAG CCATCGCTGGGACGGAGGGATATCCACCAAAAATGGAGGAGTGGAGTAGCGTCAACAGAGCAGCTTTCCCCGCAGCTCACTCGGTCAACGGGATCGACAAATCAGCCATTGACGCCGACATAAAATACGCAcag CCCTCCTCGACACTGTCCAGTTACGTCTCGGCGTGCGCCTACTCTCCCACCAACCAGTACGGGGTGTACAGCGGGCCTGCAGGCGGCTACGTGGCCCCGGGCCACCACCACTGGCAGCCGCAGAGCCCGGCCCTGACGCACCATGCAGGCGGCGGGATGAGCATGCACGCGGGAGACATCCACTCACCAATGACCTTCAAGCATCAGGCGCGAGACG GAGACAGAAAACCGCCCACTCCCCTGAgcaagcagcaacagcagcagcagcagcaacatgaaGACTTGAACAGTGTGCATGGACTCAATCTCCCTACCTCATCATCATAA